GGGTAACGCCCGATCGGCGTGGCGCGCTGGAAAAAGATCAGACGCGACCGTACGCAGTGGTCCGTTGACGCGCCGGACGCCCGGCCCTCGCCGCGATGTCGTGCAGCTGGGCGACGGTCCGGGCGGAGCCGTGGTCCGAGCCGGCCATCCGGGAGATGGTCTCCTCCATCAGGGTGCCGCCGAGGTCGTTGCAGCCGCCGTTGAGCATCGCGACCGTACCCTCGTCGCCGAGCTTCACCCAGGAGCACTGGATGTTGGCGATCCGCCCGTGCAGCAGGACGCGGGCCATCGCGTGCACCGCCCGGTTCTCCCGCCACGTCGGTCCGGCCTTCGCGATGCCGGCCAGGTAGATCGGCGCGTTCGTGTGCACGAACGGCAGCGCGACGAACTCGGTGAACCCGCCGGTGCGGTCCTGGATGCCGGCCAGCACCCGGAAGTGCTGCAGCCACTGTCGCGGGTGGTCCACGTGTCCGTACATCATGGTGCTGCTGGACCGGATGCCCACCTCGTGCGCGGTGGTGACCACGTCGACCCAGGCGGACGCGGGCAGCTTGCCCTTGGTCAGCACCCAGCGCACGTCGTCGTCGAGGATCTCCGCGGCCGTGCCCGGGATGGTGTCCAGGCCGGCCTCTTTCAGCTCGGTCAGCCACTCGCGCACGGAGACGCCGGCCTTCGCGGCCGCGGTCACGATCTCCATCGGCGAGTACGCGTGCACGTGCATGCCCGGCACCCGGCGCTTCACCGCGCGCACGATGTCCGCGTACGCGCTGACCGGCATCTTCGGGTCGATGCCGCCCTGCATGCAGACCTCGACCGCGCCGAGCTTCCACGCCTCCTCGGCTCGGTCCGCCACCTGCTCGATGGACAGCCGGAACGCGTCCGCGTCCCGCTCGCGCTGGGCGAACGCGCAGAACCGGCAGCCCACGTAGCAGACGTTGGTGAAGTTGATGTTCCGGTTCACGATGTACGTGATGTCGTCGCCGACCGCGTCCCGGCGCAGGTCGTCCGCGATCCGGGCCAGCTCGTCCAGCGCGCTGCCGTCCGCGTTGAACAGCGCCATCGCCGCGTCCGTGTGCTCCTCGCGCAGCAGCGCGCCCGGGTCCTCGGCGGCCAGTTTGAGCCCGGCGAGCACGTCGGTCGGCAGCTTCTCCCGCGCCCCGGCGGAGGTGCGCGCGGCGTGCGCGGCCACGTCGTCCCAGTCGCCGTACACCGAGTCGAAGTCGCCGCGCCGGTCCTCGGTACGCCCCTCGGAGTCGATGGACGTGTGCAGGTCGGTGCGGCCGCCGGGGACGAACGCGTCCTCCGGCTCCTGCCACGGCCGGCCGGCCGGGATCGCGTCCTCGACCGCGAGGCCGGTCGCCGGGTCGGACAGCGCGGCCACGTGCCCGGCCACCCGCGGGTCCGTCCACTGCTCGCCGCGCAGCACGTACTCCGGGTAGATGGTCAGCCGTTCGCGCAGCGTGAAACCGGCCTCGGCGCTGCGCCGGGCCAGCTCGTCGATCTGCGGCCAGGGACGCTCCGGGTTCACGTGGTCCGGCGTCACCGGGGACACGCCGCCCCAGTCGTCGATGCCGGCCCGCAGCAGCAACGCGAACTCGTCGTCGATCAGGTTCGGCGGGGCCTGGATGCGCATCGCCGGGCCGAACAGGATGCGGCCGACCGCGATCGTGGCGGCCAGCTCGTGCAGCTCCGCGTCCGGCATCCCGCGCATCGCGGTGTCCGGCTTCGCGCGGAAATTCTGGATGATGACTTCCTGCACGTGGTGGTACTCACGCTGGGTGCGGCGGATCGCGAACAGCGAGTCGACCCGCTCCGCGCGCGTCTCACCGATGCCGATCAGGATGCCGGTGGTGAACGGCACGCCGA
This genomic window from Catenuloplanes niger contains:
- a CDS encoding bifunctional FO biosynthesis protein CofGH; protein product: MAETAFGEEQPTEASIRRALRRAADGKSLDADEATTLLAARGEQLDELLAIAGGIRDAGLREAGRPGVVTFSKKVFIPLTRLCRDRCHYCTFATVPHRLPAPFLDRDEVLAIAREGAAQGCKEALFTLGDAPEDRWDAARQWLDERGYDSTLDYVRACAIAVLEETGLLPHLNPGVMSWADLTRLKPVAPSMGMMLETTATRLWSEKGGPHYGSPDKEPAVRLRVLDDAGRVGVPFTTGILIGIGETRAERVDSLFAIRRTQREYHHVQEVIIQNFRAKPDTAMRGMPDAELHELAATIAVGRILFGPAMRIQAPPNLIDDEFALLLRAGIDDWGGVSPVTPDHVNPERPWPQIDELARRSAEAGFTLRERLTIYPEYVLRGEQWTDPRVAGHVAALSDPATGLAVEDAIPAGRPWQEPEDAFVPGGRTDLHTSIDSEGRTEDRRGDFDSVYGDWDDVAAHAARTSAGAREKLPTDVLAGLKLAAEDPGALLREEHTDAAMALFNADGSALDELARIADDLRRDAVGDDITYIVNRNINFTNVCYVGCRFCAFAQRERDADAFRLSIEQVADRAEEAWKLGAVEVCMQGGIDPKMPVSAYADIVRAVKRRVPGMHVHAYSPMEIVTAAAKAGVSVREWLTELKEAGLDTIPGTAAEILDDDVRWVLTKGKLPASAWVDVVTTAHEVGIRSSSTMMYGHVDHPRQWLQHFRVLAGIQDRTGGFTEFVALPFVHTNAPIYLAGIAKAGPTWRENRAVHAMARVLLHGRIANIQCSWVKLGDEGTVAMLNGGCNDLGGTLMEETISRMAGSDHGSARTVAQLHDIAARAGRPARQRTTAYGRV